Proteins from one Pagrus major chromosome 1, Pma_NU_1.0 genomic window:
- the inab gene encoding internexin neuronal intermediate filament protein, alpha b encodes MSYGSEVFSSSSYRKIFGDSPRYASSPSRSAGSVTSRGGYRSSSLSRSNISSVGSYNRKSGRSFSSMPLETFDLTQSSVLNNEFKIVRTNEKEQMQGLNDRFAMFIEKVRNLEQHNKVLETELTALRQRHNEPSRLAELYQQEIRELRSQLEEVNGEKSQLLLERDSIEDDLQKLRGKYEEEFRAREEAEVTLKAFKKDVDDATMVRLDLEKKVESLLDEISFLRKVHEEEVAELMDMIQAAQVSVEMEVSKPDLTSALKEIRGQYESMASKNLQSAEEWYKTKFADLSEQANRSNEAIRASREEMNEFRRQLQSKTIEIESLRGTNESLEKQLREMEDRHHVEIGNYQDSMVELENELRTTKNEMARHLREYQDLLNVKMALDIEIAAYRKLLEGEETRIGTGIAYPGPTMGAGAGQGYNYQSRIYTSSSRGSKKEGKDEDQQQQSKSGAKVTQREVYEETVVTSKKMEKQQDGSDIPTNQKN; translated from the exons ATGAGCTACGGATCCGAagtcttttcctcctcctcctaccgGAAGATTTTCGGGGACTCTCCCCGCTATGCGTCCTCTCCCTCGCGGTCTGCGGGGAGCGTGACCTCCCGGGGAGGGTACCggtcctcctctctgtcccgGAGCAACATCTCATCCGTGGGCTCGTACAACAGAAAGTCCGGCCGCTCCTTCTCGTCCATGCCGCTGGAGACCTTCGACCTGACACAGAGCAGCGTCCTCAACAATGAGTTCAAAATCGTCCGCACCAACGAGAAGGAGCAAATGCAGGGTCTCAATGACCGCTTTGCAATGTTCATCGAGAAAGTGCGCAACTTGGAGCAGCACAACAAAGTGCTGGAGACGGAGTTGACTGCGCTGCGTCAGCGGCACAACGAGCCGTCCCGCCTGGCCGAGCTGTACCAGCAAGAGATCCGCGAACTGCGCTCCCAGCTCGAGGAGGTGAACGGAGAGAAGTCCCAGCTCTTGCTGGAGAGGGATAGTATTGAAGACGATCTGCAGAAGCTCCGGGGGAAATACGAAGAGGAGTTCCGCGCCCGGGAGGAGGCGGAGGTCACCCTCAAGGCTTTCAAGAAGGATGTGGATGATGCCACCATGGTGCGCCTGGACCTGGAGAAGAAGGTGGAATCTCTGCTGGACGAGatcagcttcctcaggaaggTGCACGAGGAGGAGGTGGCCGAGCTGATGGACATGATCCAGGCTGCCCAGGTGTCCGTGGAGATGGAGGTGTCCAAGCCGGACCTCACCTCCGCCCTCAAGGAGATTCGAGGCCAGTACGAGTCCATGGCGTCCAAGAACCTGCAGTCGGCCGAGGAGTGGTACAAGACCAAGTTCGCCGACTTGTCCGAGCAGGCCAACCGGAGCAACGAGGCCATCCGCGCCAGCAGGGAGGAGATGAACGAGTTCAGAAGGCAGCTGCAGTCCAAGACCATCGAGATCGAGAGTCTGAGGGGAACCAACGAGTCTCTGGAAAAGCAGCTCCGGGAGATGGAGGACAGGCACCATGTGGAGATTGGAAACTACCAG GACAGCATGGTAGAGCTGGAGAATGAGCTGAGGACCACTAAGAACGAGATGGCTCGTCACCTGAGGGAGTACCAGGATCTGCTGAATGTCAAGATGGCACTGGATATTGAAATCGCAGCTTACAG gaaACTCCTCGAAGGCGAGGAGACCCGCATTGGGACAGGGATCGCCTATCCCGGCCCCACCATGGGCGCAGGTGCCGGGCAAGGCTACAACTACCAGTCCCGCATCTACACCAGCTCCAGCAGGGGCTCCAAGAAGGAGGGCAAGGACgaggaccagcagcagcagagcaagTCTGGAGCCAAGGTGACCCAGCGTGAAGTTTACGAGGAGACGGTGGTCACCAGCAAGAAGATGGAGAAGCAGCAAGACGGCAGCGATATTCCCACCAATCAGAAAAACTAA